The Achromobacter pestifer genome includes a region encoding these proteins:
- a CDS encoding MipA/OmpV family protein codes for MKRKIRSSLFTRGGAAACLLALVPGLSLADDAATSSVYGQRGASSRGLTVATGEGAADEWLFYGTLGAGYAPRYSGSDEYSAVPIIGLGVRSPGGFFLSTDHGLGWETQALDSTFRFYLAPSASRKDHKKGFQGSDKLRGMGDIESRAQIGMDAETTLGPVTLSATVAHAFKKGDNRDVGSAYTMFNLGASTTVYEGSAGAISLALSGTFGDGNYMRTWYGVSGNQSAKSGYRKYTPKGGLESIGLGATWTVPLSKSWSWTTAAEARRLYGDAADSPIVKDRAQYTIGTMMTYSY; via the coding sequence ATGAAGCGAAAAATCCGTTCTTCCCTGTTTACGCGCGGTGGCGCCGCCGCGTGCCTGCTGGCTTTAGTCCCGGGATTGTCCCTGGCCGATGACGCGGCGACCAGTTCCGTCTACGGCCAGCGCGGAGCCAGCTCGCGCGGGTTGACGGTGGCGACCGGGGAGGGGGCGGCCGACGAATGGCTGTTCTACGGCACGCTGGGCGCGGGCTACGCGCCGCGCTACAGCGGCAGCGACGAGTATTCCGCCGTGCCGATCATCGGCCTGGGCGTGCGCAGCCCAGGCGGCTTCTTCCTCAGCACCGACCACGGCCTGGGCTGGGAAACCCAGGCGCTGGACAGCACGTTCCGCTTCTATCTTGCGCCCAGCGCTTCGCGCAAGGACCACAAGAAGGGGTTCCAGGGATCGGACAAGCTGCGTGGCATGGGCGACATCGAAAGCCGCGCGCAGATCGGCATGGACGCGGAAACGACGCTGGGCCCCGTGACCCTGTCGGCGACGGTGGCGCATGCCTTCAAGAAGGGCGACAACCGCGACGTGGGCAGCGCCTACACCATGTTCAACCTGGGAGCCAGCACCACGGTGTACGAGGGCAGCGCCGGGGCGATATCGCTGGCGCTGTCCGGCACCTTCGGCGACGGCAACTACATGCGCACCTGGTATGGCGTGAGCGGCAACCAGTCGGCGAAGTCCGGCTACCGCAAGTACACGCCCAAGGGCGGTCTCGAAAGCATCGGCCTGGGCGCCACCTGGACGGTGCCGCTCTCCAAGTCCTGGTCGTGGACCACGGCGGCGGAAGCACGGCGCCTGTACGGTGACGCGGCGGACAGCCCCATCGTAAAGGACCGCGCGCAGTACACCATCGGCACCATGATGACGTACTCGTATTGA
- a CDS encoding serine hydrolase domain-containing protein — MFSLSRLVAVGMLLVAAGGCQGVPPEAPPPIAQGDYQAVVGYLAQRIPYDMDASGVPGLSIAIVDDQRVVWSTGFGYADPLRHRSASSDTLYRVGAITKIVTAAGVLRAADDGRLALDQPASQALPNWDIQPRRGAMQWLGAHPFTARNLLAVHPGSLEDTMGRARADMAYALLGDMVAHVASEPFDAYVRRTILQPLNMPRAGFHPDPRMLELRASGYRQGAPWAEAPQPNEAADGLWLSTSEMARFSSMLFAEGLYQGRRVLNAESARAVLDMETVQGGLALECRLALSWLAAPCGEDIAGMPLRQHSGATEAFHSRFVLAPRDKLAVLVMSNSDTSEPLVMSVSTMAMALMRQAKQGAITQ, encoded by the coding sequence ATGTTTTCCCTCAGCCGCCTGGTTGCCGTAGGTATGTTGCTGGTCGCCGCGGGCGGTTGCCAGGGCGTGCCGCCCGAGGCGCCGCCTCCCATTGCGCAGGGCGATTACCAGGCTGTCGTCGGTTATTTGGCGCAGCGCATCCCGTATGACATGGATGCGTCCGGCGTGCCGGGCCTGTCGATCGCCATCGTCGACGACCAGCGCGTGGTGTGGAGCACGGGCTTTGGCTACGCGGACCCGCTGCGCCATCGCAGCGCTTCCAGCGACACGCTGTACCGCGTAGGCGCCATCACCAAGATCGTCACGGCCGCGGGCGTGCTGCGCGCCGCCGATGACGGGCGCCTGGCGCTGGACCAGCCGGCCTCGCAGGCCTTGCCCAACTGGGACATCCAGCCGCGCCGCGGCGCCATGCAATGGCTGGGCGCGCATCCCTTCACCGCCCGCAATCTGCTGGCCGTGCACCCCGGATCGCTGGAAGACACCATGGGGCGCGCGCGCGCCGACATGGCCTACGCCTTGCTGGGCGACATGGTCGCGCACGTGGCGAGCGAACCGTTCGACGCCTACGTGCGCCGCACCATCCTGCAGCCGCTGAACATGCCGCGCGCGGGTTTCCATCCCGATCCCCGCATGCTCGAGCTGCGCGCCTCGGGCTACCGCCAGGGCGCGCCCTGGGCCGAGGCGCCCCAGCCGAACGAAGCGGCCGACGGCTTGTGGCTCAGCACTTCGGAAATGGCGCGTTTCTCCAGCATGCTTTTCGCCGAAGGCCTCTACCAAGGCCGCCGCGTGCTGAACGCCGAATCGGCCCGCGCCGTGCTGGACATGGAAACGGTGCAGGGCGGGCTGGCGCTGGAGTGCCGCCTGGCCTTGTCCTGGCTGGCGGCGCCCTGTGGCGAGGACATCGCCGGCATGCCCTTGCGTCAGCACAGCGGCGCCACCGAAGCCTTCCACTCCCGCTTCGTGCTGGCGCCGCGCGACAAGCTCGCGGTCCTGGTCATGAGCAACTCCGACACGAGCGAACCGCTGGTGATGTCGGTGTCGACGATGGCGATGGCGCTGATGCGCCAGGCCAAGCAGGGCGCAATCACCCAATAG
- a CDS encoding sn-glycerol-3-phosphate import ATP-binding protein UgpC, with translation MATLSFRNVKKTYAGNVPVIHGIDMDVKDGEFIVIVGPSGCGKSTLMRMVAGLETVTGGEILIDDKVVNNLEPAERDIAMVFQNYALYPHMTVFENMAYGLKIRKFSKDEIKKRVDAAAQILELGHLLDRRPRALSGGQRQRVAMGRAIVREPKVFLFDEPLSNLDAKLRVAMRLEIMKLHRRLGTTSLYVTHDQVEAMTLAHRMIVMYQGVPEQIGTPMEVFEKPASTFVAGFIGSPPMNLMEVNVAGDGTVQTLDGTALEISPLQVPSQVRGRKIIMGMRPEHMLLNTQGVPAEVEMVETLGSEQLVHSRCGKSMLVVRCTTRQLSESSAKVGDRVNLGPDGRHPLHWFEADSGRRVQGL, from the coding sequence ATGGCTACTCTAAGCTTCCGCAACGTCAAGAAAACCTATGCCGGCAACGTGCCGGTCATCCATGGCATCGACATGGACGTCAAGGATGGTGAATTCATCGTCATCGTCGGCCCCTCGGGCTGCGGCAAATCCACGCTGATGCGCATGGTCGCCGGCCTGGAAACCGTCACCGGCGGTGAAATCCTCATCGACGACAAGGTCGTCAACAATCTGGAACCCGCCGAGCGCGACATCGCGATGGTGTTCCAGAACTACGCGCTCTACCCTCACATGACCGTGTTCGAGAACATGGCCTACGGCTTGAAGATCCGCAAGTTCTCCAAGGACGAGATCAAGAAGCGCGTGGACGCGGCAGCACAAATCCTGGAACTGGGCCATCTGCTGGACCGCCGCCCGCGCGCGCTGTCCGGCGGCCAGCGCCAGCGCGTGGCCATGGGCCGCGCCATCGTGCGCGAACCCAAGGTGTTCCTGTTCGACGAACCGCTGTCGAACCTGGACGCCAAGCTGCGCGTGGCGATGCGCCTGGAAATCATGAAGCTGCACCGCCGCCTGGGCACCACCAGCCTGTACGTGACCCACGACCAGGTCGAGGCCATGACCCTGGCGCACCGCATGATCGTCATGTACCAGGGCGTGCCCGAGCAGATCGGCACGCCGATGGAAGTGTTCGAAAAACCCGCCTCGACCTTCGTGGCCGGCTTCATCGGCTCGCCGCCGATGAACCTGATGGAAGTCAACGTGGCGGGCGACGGCACGGTGCAGACGCTGGACGGCACCGCGCTGGAGATCTCGCCGCTGCAGGTGCCCTCGCAGGTGCGCGGCCGCAAGATCATCATGGGCATGCGCCCCGAGCACATGCTGCTGAACACCCAGGGCGTGCCGGCCGAAGTCGAGATGGTCGAAACGCTGGGCTCCGAGCAACTGGTCCACAGCCGCTGCGGCAAGAGCATGCTGGTCGTGCGCTGCACCACGCGCCAGTTGTCGGAGTCGTCGGCCAAGGTCGGCGACCGCGTCAACCTGGGCCCGGACGGCCGCCATCCGCTGCACTGGTTCGAGGCCGACAGCGGCCGCCGCGTGCAAGGCCTGTAA
- a CDS encoding ATP-binding protein, with amino-acid sequence MLKFVLRLFVVLAVGFVISNEVVDRSANYFFEPVSDAYAREAVRGQIHSLVQELALVPPAEREAHVRDALAPHYGLALKVVDADSYGATQDERAMVDVGSFFVRDKQQTFVAAIPGPGGQWLEVKLPPEPSIAPWLMAAVYSALGLLLCAFMLVWALPIWRDLEALKTAAQRMGQGDLQARARLSRHSSIRNLGDTFNQMSDRISALVGNQRDLTNAVSHELRTPIARLSFELDMMDREDDPAARKRLVEEMKSDVAELDAMASELLMYARLEHKGDGVALQPQDARGWLDSVVQHAGFEAGVSGVRCEVALCQVPEVHLHQRYMTRALLNLLQNAIRHAGRQVQVSLISPGAREYVLIVDDDGPGIPPADRERVFEPFIRLDESRDRGTGGVGLGLAIVSRVARWHNGTVQASDSPLGGARFVIAWKTA; translated from the coding sequence ATGCTTAAGTTTGTCCTGCGGCTGTTCGTGGTGCTGGCGGTGGGCTTCGTCATTTCCAACGAAGTCGTGGACCGGTCCGCCAACTACTTCTTCGAGCCCGTCAGCGACGCCTACGCGCGCGAAGCGGTGCGGGGCCAGATCCACAGTCTGGTGCAGGAACTGGCCCTCGTGCCGCCCGCCGAGCGCGAGGCGCACGTGCGCGACGCGCTGGCGCCGCACTACGGCCTGGCGCTCAAGGTGGTCGATGCCGACAGCTACGGCGCCACTCAGGACGAGCGCGCCATGGTCGATGTCGGCAGCTTCTTTGTGCGCGACAAGCAGCAGACCTTTGTGGCGGCGATTCCCGGTCCGGGCGGGCAATGGCTGGAGGTCAAGCTGCCGCCCGAGCCGTCCATCGCACCGTGGCTGATGGCCGCGGTGTACTCTGCCCTGGGCCTGCTGCTGTGCGCGTTCATGCTGGTGTGGGCGCTGCCCATCTGGCGCGACCTGGAAGCCCTGAAGACCGCCGCCCAGCGCATGGGACAGGGCGATCTGCAGGCGCGGGCCCGTCTGTCGCGACATTCCAGCATCCGCAACCTGGGCGATACCTTCAACCAGATGTCCGACCGCATCAGTGCGCTGGTGGGTAACCAGCGCGACCTGACCAACGCCGTGTCGCACGAGCTGCGCACGCCGATCGCGCGCCTGTCGTTCGAGCTGGACATGATGGACCGCGAGGACGATCCCGCCGCACGCAAGCGCCTGGTCGAGGAAATGAAGAGCGACGTGGCCGAGCTGGATGCCATGGCCTCGGAGTTGCTGATGTACGCGCGCCTGGAACACAAGGGCGACGGCGTGGCGCTGCAGCCGCAGGATGCGCGCGGCTGGCTGGATTCGGTGGTGCAGCACGCGGGTTTCGAGGCCGGCGTGTCGGGTGTACGCTGCGAGGTGGCGCTATGCCAGGTGCCCGAGGTGCATCTGCATCAGCGCTACATGACGCGCGCCTTGCTCAACCTGCTGCAGAACGCCATCCGGCATGCCGGCCGCCAGGTCCAGGTCAGCCTGATCAGCCCGGGCGCGCGCGAGTACGTGCTGATCGTGGACGATGACGGCCCCGGCATCCCGCCCGCGGACCGCGAGCGAGTTTTCGAGCCCTTTATCCGCCTGGACGAAAGCCGCGACCGCGGCACGGGCGGCGTGGGGCTGGGCTTGGCCATCGTGAGCCGCGTGGCCCGTTGGCACAACGGCACGGTGCAGGCGAGCGACAGCCCCCTGGGCGGCGCGCGTTTCGTAATCGCCTGGAAGACCGCCTGA
- the ugpA gene encoding sn-glycerol-3-phosphate ABC transporter permease UgpA — MEKRVVFGHKTLPYLLLLPQIIITVVFFFLPAGQAMWQSLRLEDAFGLSSEFVGLDNFKELFSQQAYLDSFRVTAVFSILVAVVGLGVSLLLAVMADRVIRGAGLYKTLLIWPYAVAPAVVGVLWLFMFSPSVGILAVALNHSGVDWNPRLNGNQAMTLVLIAAVWKQVSYNFLFFLAGLQSIPRSLIEAAAIDGASPSRRFWSIVFPLLSPTTFFLLVVNIIYAFFDTFAVVDTTTQGGPGTSTSILVYKVYSDGFRGLDLGSSAAQSVVLMFIVIALTVVQFRYVDRKVQY, encoded by the coding sequence TTCTTCCTGCCTGCCGGCCAGGCCATGTGGCAATCGCTGCGGCTGGAAGATGCTTTCGGACTGTCCTCCGAGTTCGTCGGACTGGACAATTTCAAGGAACTGTTCTCGCAACAGGCCTACCTGGATTCCTTCCGCGTCACCGCCGTCTTCTCGATCCTCGTGGCGGTGGTCGGCCTGGGCGTGTCCTTGCTGCTGGCGGTCATGGCAGATCGCGTCATCCGCGGCGCCGGCCTCTACAAGACGCTGCTGATCTGGCCCTACGCCGTCGCCCCTGCCGTGGTCGGTGTGCTGTGGCTGTTCATGTTCTCGCCGTCGGTCGGCATCCTGGCGGTGGCGCTGAACCACTCCGGCGTCGACTGGAACCCGCGTTTGAACGGCAATCAGGCCATGACCCTGGTGCTGATCGCCGCCGTGTGGAAGCAGGTGTCGTACAACTTCCTGTTCTTCCTGGCCGGCCTGCAATCGATTCCGCGCTCGCTCATCGAAGCCGCCGCGATCGACGGCGCCAGCCCGTCGCGCCGCTTCTGGAGCATCGTGTTCCCGCTGCTCTCGCCCACCACCTTCTTCTTGCTGGTGGTCAACATCATCTACGCCTTCTTCGACACCTTCGCCGTGGTGGACACGACCACGCAGGGCGGTCCGGGCACGTCGACCTCGATCCTGGTCTACAAGGTGTACAGCGACGGCTTCCGCGGCCTGGACCTCGGCTCGTCCGCGGCGCAGTCGGTGGTGCTGATGTTCATTGTGATTGCCTTGACGGTCGTGCAGTTCCGCTACGTCGACCGCAAAGTGCAGTATTGA
- a CDS encoding porin yields MYGLLSQGVMYTNNAAGGSKLQTASGVQQGPRFGMKGSEDLGDGDRAIFNLEGGFSLNSGSMSQGGRLFGRAAFVGLANDRLGQLTFGRQADTMAQSLAAYEAAVQFATYGVPIGDNDNVFTTFRENNAVQYKSPTLAGFQWLAGYAFANKTAGSSDNNDFNTALTYADGPFSAGIAYHVVNKPNSKSNADGAVSGDYGYTSPFVKSQAGAAVDQQEMYGAGGSYTFGATKLSLMYTHSQFDYLDHSRLGLSNYEVTVTNYITPSVLIGLGYIYTDGRYRRTGERPRWHQLDAGIDWFLSKRTDVFLVGIAQKAAGDARFAQIYNNLPSSSGQQLSVSVGVRHKF; encoded by the coding sequence TTGTACGGCCTGCTGTCGCAAGGGGTGATGTACACGAACAATGCGGCCGGGGGCAGTAAGCTGCAAACGGCAAGCGGCGTTCAGCAGGGGCCGCGATTCGGCATGAAAGGCTCGGAAGACCTCGGTGACGGCGATCGCGCAATCTTCAATCTGGAAGGCGGGTTCAGCCTGAACAGCGGCAGCATGAGCCAAGGCGGGCGCCTGTTCGGTCGCGCGGCCTTTGTCGGTCTGGCCAATGACCGGCTGGGCCAACTGACATTCGGTCGCCAGGCCGATACGATGGCGCAAAGCCTGGCCGCGTATGAGGCTGCGGTGCAGTTCGCAACCTACGGCGTGCCTATCGGCGACAACGACAACGTCTTTACGACATTCCGCGAGAACAATGCGGTCCAGTACAAGAGTCCGACGCTGGCGGGTTTCCAATGGCTGGCGGGCTACGCGTTTGCCAACAAGACAGCCGGATCTTCCGACAACAACGATTTCAATACGGCGCTGACCTACGCGGACGGACCATTCAGCGCGGGCATTGCCTACCACGTCGTCAACAAGCCCAACAGCAAATCGAATGCCGACGGCGCGGTCTCGGGCGATTACGGCTACACGTCGCCGTTCGTGAAAAGCCAGGCAGGCGCCGCGGTGGACCAGCAAGAGATGTATGGCGCGGGAGGGTCATACACGTTTGGAGCGACCAAGCTCTCGCTGATGTACACGCACTCCCAGTTCGACTACCTGGATCATTCGCGGCTGGGCCTGAGCAATTATGAAGTCACCGTGACCAACTACATCACGCCCAGCGTGCTGATCGGCCTGGGTTACATTTATACCGATGGCCGTTATCGTCGGACCGGCGAACGGCCCAGGTGGCACCAGCTGGACGCAGGCATCGACTGGTTCCTTTCGAAGCGGACCGACGTTTTCCTGGTCGGCATTGCTCAAAAGGCGGCTGGCGACGCGAGGTTCGCGCAGATCTACAACAACTTGCCGTCGAGTAGCGGCCAGCAACTGTCCGTGTCCGTCGGCGTCAGGCATAAATTCTGA
- a CDS encoding response regulator gives MTKALLVEDDPKLSRLIAQFLEQHGFNVAQAYRGDHAVEAFRRHDPAITILDLMLPGRDGLQVCRDLRAFSSAPILMLTAREDDLDQILGLESGADDYVIKPVEPRVLLARVRALLRRHSQLDEPPERLEFGPLVIDRRTRAVVHAGSEVDLTTMEFEMLWALASQAGQVLTRDDLLNAVRGIEFNGLDRSVDVCVSKLRRKLDDDPRDPARIKTVWGKGYLFSPKAHEGGDA, from the coding sequence ATGACCAAGGCCCTGTTAGTCGAAGACGATCCGAAACTCTCGCGCCTGATCGCGCAGTTCCTGGAGCAGCACGGTTTCAATGTCGCCCAGGCCTACCGCGGCGATCACGCGGTGGAGGCTTTCCGCAGGCATGACCCGGCCATCACCATCCTGGACCTGATGCTGCCCGGCCGCGACGGCCTGCAGGTCTGCCGCGACCTGCGCGCGTTTTCATCGGCGCCTATCCTGATGCTGACAGCCCGCGAAGACGACCTGGACCAGATCCTGGGCCTGGAATCGGGCGCGGACGACTACGTCATCAAGCCCGTGGAACCGCGCGTGCTGCTGGCGCGGGTGCGGGCGCTGCTGCGGCGGCACAGCCAGCTGGACGAGCCGCCGGAGCGCCTGGAGTTCGGTCCCCTGGTCATAGACCGGCGCACGCGCGCCGTGGTCCATGCGGGTTCGGAGGTGGACCTGACCACGATGGAGTTCGAAATGCTCTGGGCGCTGGCCAGCCAGGCTGGCCAGGTGCTGACCCGCGACGACCTGCTCAACGCCGTGCGCGGCATCGAGTTCAACGGGCTGGACCGCAGCGTCGACGTCTGCGTCAGCAAACTGCGGCGCAAGCTGGACGACGACCCGCGCGATCCGGCGCGCATCAAGACCGTGTGGGGCAAGGGCTATCTGTTCTCGCCCAAGGCACACGAGGGCGGTGATGCTTAA
- the ugpE gene encoding sn-glycerol-3-phosphate ABC transporter permease UgpE, with protein sequence MVERRPWLDILAHVILLCGVAMVAFPLYVTFVASTQTAQEVASAPMSLIPGKHFVDNYMQALFGGSSGGSSGAPVGRMMYVSLIMALAISIGKIAISLLSAFAVVYFRFPGRMFFFWMIFVTLMLPVEVRIAPTYKVVADLGLLNSYAGLTLPLIASATATFLFRQFFLTVPDELIEAARIDGAGPVRFFRDVLLPLSKTSIAALFVIQFIYGWNQYLWPLLVTTQEDMYPVVIGIKRMISGGDSVTEWNITMATAMLAMIPPALVVILMQKWFVKGLVDTEK encoded by the coding sequence ATGGTTGAACGCCGTCCCTGGCTGGATATTCTGGCCCACGTCATTCTGCTCTGCGGCGTGGCGATGGTGGCATTTCCGCTTTACGTCACTTTCGTCGCGTCCACCCAGACCGCGCAGGAAGTGGCGTCCGCGCCGATGTCCCTCATCCCCGGCAAGCATTTCGTCGACAACTACATGCAGGCGCTGTTCGGCGGCTCGTCCGGCGGTTCGTCGGGCGCGCCCGTGGGCCGCATGATGTACGTCAGCCTGATCATGGCGCTGGCGATTTCCATCGGCAAGATTGCCATCTCGCTGCTGTCGGCCTTCGCGGTGGTCTACTTCCGCTTCCCCGGCCGCATGTTCTTCTTCTGGATGATCTTCGTCACGCTGATGCTGCCCGTCGAAGTCCGCATCGCGCCCACCTACAAGGTCGTGGCCGATCTCGGCCTGCTCAACAGCTACGCCGGCCTGACCCTGCCGCTGATCGCCTCGGCGACGGCGACCTTCCTGTTCCGCCAGTTCTTCCTGACGGTGCCCGACGAGCTGATCGAGGCCGCGCGCATCGACGGCGCGGGCCCGGTGCGCTTCTTCCGCGACGTGCTGCTGCCCTTGTCCAAGACCAGCATCGCCGCGCTGTTCGTGATCCAGTTCATCTATGGCTGGAACCAGTACCTGTGGCCGCTGCTGGTCACCACGCAGGAAGACATGTACCCCGTCGTCATCGGCATCAAGCGGATGATCAGCGGCGGCGACAGCGTGACCGAATGGAACATCACCATGGCCACCGCCATGCTCGCGATGATCCCGCCGGCGCTGGTCGTCATCCTGATGCAGAAATGGTTCGTCAAGGGTCTGGTCGACACTGAAAAGTGA